One stretch of Eretmochelys imbricata isolate rEreImb1 chromosome 1, rEreImb1.hap1, whole genome shotgun sequence DNA includes these proteins:
- the CCDC71L gene encoding coiled-coil domain-containing protein 71L encodes MKQEGAGRGAAAGLGAAAWGEEGEAEKVVYSRSQVSFAGTKALGDAFKLFMPRSTEFMSSDSELWNFLCSLKHQFSPVILRSKDVYGYASCRAVVPDRLPAPGHRTRRGAARRRPLAAGAKRGAPGRAKKGRKRAPALAGPPGREARRPREEDEEEQVGSAEVPSCAPFAGRSLEEIWKAATPSLTTFPTIKVRGSVWKPRSLEAARRQAQRILQVDLAPVVRIRRFPVARS; translated from the coding sequence ATGAAGCAGGAGGGAGCCGGCCGGGGAGCTGCTGCCGGGCTTGGCGCGGCGGCGTGGGGCGAGGAGGGCGAGGCGGAGAAAGTTGTCTACTCCCGGTCGCAGGTGTCCTTCGCCGGCACCAAGGCGCTGGGCGACGCCTTCAAGCTTTTCATGCCCCGCTCCACCGAGTTCATGAGCTCGGACTCGGAGCTGTGGAACTTCCTCTGCAGCCTCAAGCACCAGTTCTCCCCGGTCATCCTGCGCAGCAAGGACGTGTACGGCTACGCCTCCTGCCGGGCCGTGGTGCCCGACCGGCTCCCGGCGCCGGGACACCGGACCCGCCGCGGAGCGGCCAGGAGGCGCCCCCTGGCCGCCGGCGCCAAGCGCGGAGCGCCGGGCCGCGCAAAGAAGGGGAGGAAACGCGCCCCAGCGCTCGCCGGTCCCCCCGGCAGGGAAGCGCGGCGGCCGCgggaggaggacgaggaggagcAGGTCGGCTCGGCCGAGGTGCCCTCGTGTGCTCCCTTTGCGGGCCGGTCGTTAGAGGAGATCTGGAAAGCGGCCACCCCCAGTCTCACCACCTTCCCCACCATCAAGGTGCGGGGCAGCGTCTGGAAGCCGCGGAGCCTGGAGGCGGCGCGGCGCCAGGCGCAGCGGATCCTCCAAGTGGACCTGGCGCCCGTGGTGAGGATCCGCCGCTTCCCCGTAGCCAGATCGTGA